TTATTTTGAGTGGAAGCCGGCACTGAAACGACGAAAAAGACGGTCGGCGTTATCTGAATTCGAAAAGAGCTTCTCGCTAAAGTAGTATCTTCTCAGGGTCAATTCCCGGCGTTGTCGGCGAAAAGAAGGAAAACATAATTTGCTCCTTGAACTGTGATATTCAAACTTTAAGTGAATAAATCACTCCGTTCCGCGGACTTTCCCGGAGGTTGAGCAGCTCGGGGGGATGGGTGATGACGGGCCTCAATGTGTTGGAGTTGATAGCGGCGATCCTGCTGGTCAACGCGGTGATCTGGATACCGGTCGTGCGGTGGATGACGCGCAAAGGACAGATTCTGCGGGACGGCATGGTTGAGGAATGCCGCCGCTCAGGCGAGCGGATGGTTATCGGGCCGCAGTCGTGTCTTTACCGGGGCGCCGACAGCGTGTACGGCAACATCAAGGGCAACGGCGTGGTCTGTTTGACGGATAAGAGGGTGGTATTCGAGAAATTAACCGGTCAACGCATTGCGATTAACCGGACGGACATAGCCGGGGTATCCGAGGAACGGTGGTTCAGGGGAAAGACCGCCTTCGGCACGGGAGCGAGCGGACACCTGGTCTTTCATACCGCGGACGGCAACCGGGTGGGATTTCTGATTAAGGACACCAAACGGTGGGTTCGCGAGCTTCAGATACATGACGAGTAAGAATCGGGCCGGCGCCAGGGTTAAACAGTTGTTAAGGAGGTTTTTATCGTGTCGGAACAAAGAAACGGTCCGAGACTTCTGTATATCAATAACCTGCGGATAGTGCTCATTATACTGATCATCATGCTTCATACGGCTATTACGTATGGGGCTTCAGGTTCCTGGTATTATTCCGAGCCTGCCACGGATATGGTTCCCGTCGTGCTGCTCACTCTTTTTTGCGCCGTCGTCCAGTCCTTTGCCCTGGGGTTGTTTTTCATGCTGTCCGGTTATTTTACTCCCGGGTCATATTCCCGGAAGGGGGCCGGCGCTTATCTTCGGGACCGTTTCATCCGTTTAGGAATACCCCTCGTGGTTTATTATTTCATGATTAACCCGCTGATTGTGTACATTTTATATGTCAGGTGCATGGGGAAATCCATACCATTCGAAAATTTTTTTGGGTCCGGCCCGCTCTGGTTTGTCGAGACTTTACTCCTATTTGCTCTCGGTTACTACCTTTGGCGCAGGTTGCGCAGGGCGGAAAGCAGGGAAAGGAAGTCTCCCCGGGGGAGCGATCTGTTAAAGTATGCGATTATTCTGTCACTTGCCGGCTTCTTGGTCCGAATTTGGTGGCCGGTCGGCGAGAGCTTTTCCAATCTGCAGTTCGGCTTTTTCCCGGGTTATATAGGATGGTTTGTTATTGGAATCGCCGCTTACAGGAATAATTGGATCGCAGATTTCAGGGATTCAGTCGGGATTCAATGGCTTATAATTTCCGGACTCGGCATCCTGTTATTACCGGTGATAATGCTGTCATGCGGGGCTACGGAAAGCGTGACCCCGTTTTTAGGCGGGCTTACCTGGCAGTCATTCGTCTATTCCACATGGGAAGCCTTTGTCGGGACGGGTCTGGTTGCGGGTCTGCTCGTTGTCTTTAGAAGGAGGTTCAACCGCCAGGCAAGGTTTACTAAGCTCCTCGCCGACAATGTGTATACCGTTTACATAATTCACGCCCCTGTTATCGTCTTCTTCGCTTACACAACTCGCGGCGTGCACTTATACCCGCTGCTGAAGTTCGTTATTGCGGCGGTTATCGGCATAAGCCTGTGCTTTCTTATCAGTCATTTTATCGTGAGACGTATCCCTTATTCGGAAAAGGTTCTGTAGGATTGCACTATCGGCGTTTATAAACAGTTTTGTATTAGTTTTGTAAGAAAGTCTGAGCGTTATGAAACTGGACAGGCTGCTCGGAATTACAATCATCCTGATAAATAGGAACCGCGTGCAGGCGAAAGAGCTTGCGGAGATGTTCGGCGTCTCCGTGCGGACCGTATACAGGGACATCGAAGCGATAAACCAGGCGGGGATTCCGGTCGTCGCCTTCCGGGGCGCGAACGGGAGGATCGGCGTCGTTGACGGCTACCGGCTCGGCGGGAACGTGCTGACGAGCGATGAGCTTGCCTCCATATTCTCCGCCCTGAAGAGCGTGTCTTCGTCACTGGACGATTCCTCGGTCCGGGTGGTTCTTGAAAAAATAAAGGGGCTGGTGCCCAAAAGCCGGGAGGAAAGTTTCAAAGCGAAAACCGAGCAAGTCTTCATCGACTTTTCCCCATGGGGGACCGACCCCCGTTTCACCGGAAAAATGGATACGTTGAGAGGAGCGATCCAGGCCTGCCTGATGGTTTCTTTTACTTACTGCAGCGCCCGCGGGGATGTAACGGCAAGGACCGTTGAACCGCATACACTCGTGCTTAAAGAACAGAAGTGGTATCTTTACGCCTTTTGCGGCTTGCGAAACGGGTTCAGGCTATTCAAGCTTACGAGGATTAAAGACCTGAAAGTGCTGGAGACGGGCTTCAGGCGAAGGGAGATCAACCTTGAAGAACTGCCCTGGGATAAAGGCTGGAACGCCCCGCAGAACCTGGTTAAGCTGGTCCTGAAGTTTGAAGCGGGGATGAGGACCCTGGCGGAAGACTGGTTCGGTGTCGAAAACGTTTGTCCGGACGGGGCCGGCGGCTGTATCGTCGAGGCCGTATTGCCGGAGGACGAGTGGCTTTGCGGTTTTATCCTGAGCTTCGGGCATCGTGTTGAGGTGCTCGAACCCGAAAGCCTGAGGCTGAAGACCAAAAAAATCGCCGCGCGGATATGCGGACTTTACTGAGCGAAAAATTTTTCTAAACATGACATACCGGTGTCAAATTCCCTCCTGTATAATTGCTGAAAAAACGGGAGGGATTCTTTATGTCCGGGACCTTTTGCCAGAGCTGCGGCATGCCGCTGGCCACCGAAGGCTTGTACGGAACCGAAAAAGACGGCGTCAAGAACCGCGATTACTGCGTTTACTGTTACGCTAACGGGGGGTTCACCCAGCCCGATATCACCATGGAGGAAATGATGCGGATCTGCATCCCGCACATGACGAAAAGCGGCATGGGCGAAGAGGAGGCGCGGTCGCTGCTTAATGCCGGCCTGCCGGTGCTGAAACGCTGGAAGAAACCGATGACCGCCTTCTGCGGGCTGGACTGCGCCCTCTGCGAAGCCTTCATTGCGACCGCGCGCGACGACGACGCGCTCCGGGTGAAGGTGGCGGCGGAATGGGCGAAGGCGTACAACGTGCCGATCAAACCGGAACACATCAACTGTACCGGCTGCAATTCGACCGGAGTAAAAACCTATTACTGCGCGCACATGTGCGAAGTCAGGAAATGCGCCGTGGAGCGCCGGTTCGGTACCTGCGCGGAGTGTTCCGATTTTCCGTGCGGAAAACTGGACGAGGTTTTGAACATGGCGCCGCAGGCTAAAGAAACCCTGGCATTGCTGCGGAAGGAGTAAATGTGCAGGAACTAGTCCCGGCTGCCGGGAATTTGGTCGAGGATTGATTCAAGGATTCCGGCCTCCGACCTCCGGTGTCCGACTTCTGAAACAGGCTGGTTTCCAGCCTGTTTTTTCGTGTATAATGTTGCCACCGACATTAGAAAGCCCCGATCGCAGGAAATGCCATGAACTATGGATTCCGGCTGTTTCTCTATTTGGTGAACAAATCGCTGATACTTCTGTCACTGGCGGGAATATGGTTATCGCTGGTGATGCTTGCGCTTCATAACGATCGGTGGTTGGCCTGGTCAGGTTTGGCGTTATTAAACTTGGCTTTATACCTGTTTTTCAGATTCATTTTCATATTGCGGAAAAGCAAATATCCCGTGCCGGGAATCGATTATCTTTAAAAGGTTATATGTTTGCTGAAAGTGAAGTTTTAGAAATAATTAATCGAAAAATCAGATCCGACGAGGGACCGGGTCATCAAACCGGCGGAAGCGGTCATGCGGGGTTTGTCGAATATAAAATCGACGGTTTTCAGACGCGGCAAATTTCCCGGGAACTCCTCGAGATCGCTTATCGTTACCGCGTTTCGGTAGAAACGGAATTTACTTATTATCCCGACAATCCGCCGGCGGAATATTTTTATCAAAAAGTAATCGTGGTCAACCGTGAAAAAGAAATCGTCTCTGAAACACCGAAAATGAATACGGGCGACAAGAATAATGATGAATGGGAGCAGGCGAAACTTCAGATCGAGATGTATCTGAAAAAACTGCTTTTAAAGATCGAGTGGCGGTATGGCGACTGCAGATCCCCGTTTGTATATCCGCCTGCTTTTGAGGCTGTAAGGCTGGAAGATGGAACAAGAGAATACCGGTGCATCGTTAAGTCGGACTTCAATGGTAATGAATGCCTGGTTTTTCAATCCGCAAAGCCTTCCGATCTTCCGGGAATGATTATTGATGATTTTTCCCGCAGATTTTCTTTCATAGAATAATACCTATACCTCTAATTCCGCGTGCCGGAGCTGAGACTTTTCTATTTGTACGGTTGTGTGCCGCATCTTGCGGCTGAATTACGACAACACGCCGGTTTTCATGATTGAGGAGCGCCCGACAGACGACAGCCTGTTTTCCGTCACACGTGTGGCGGAGGACATGGACGACCACATGGTAACGTTCGACTTTTTCACCGTTGACGCTTACAGCGGTAAGATAACGGGACGGGTGATGAAAGACCCTGCAGCAGAAGAGACCGGTCCTGGAATTCAGTAAACATAGAGGGTAACCGGTTTCGCACTTGACTCCTTGAGAACGGCCCTGACGGCGACGCCCAGGATTTCATCCACCACGACCGTTTCTATGTGCAGTTCGAACTGCCTGCCGCCTACAACGGCTATTCGGTCGTTGATCATTCCCGGAATCAACCAGAAATTAACGGTGGAAAGCTCGCGATCCATGAGGGGATTCAAACGTCTTTCAATCTCTTTTTTCAATTCAATCTGGATTCCCTCCTCTTCAATTGCGGTAAGACGGCCCTCAAGGGTGATTTTAATGTCAAAACCTTGAACATAGCGCTTTTGCCGCGCTTCTTCCAGGCTGACCTTCAGTTTTTCAAGCTCCCGGGTGGCCTCGTCGAGCTCTTCCTGCTGGGTCAATAACCTGTAAGTCAGACGTTCCACGTCATGTCCGAGCAGAAGGGCCATCGCCACCGCCCCGGCCAGAACGCCGAGGGTGAAACAGGCCAGGCAGCGGCCGAGCGGGCGTTTCATTCGTTTCCTCCACCCAGCGTCATTATGAGATAATACCCGGACTGGGCCCCGGCCAGGCTGGCCAGGACGTAGAGAAGCTGTCTGACGACGGCAGTTATCTCACCGTGGAAAAGACCGGAATCAAAGATTTCGAAGGTGGAAAAAGACCCCCCGATGGCTGCGACGATCGCCCAGATCTTCACCTCCCGCGCCAGACGCAGCATGGTGCTGATCGACGGCTGGCCGGTCAAAGCCGCCCCGAGCGCGCCCGCCAGGGCCGCGCCGAGGAGAACTCCTCCGGCCGTAAAGAAAATAATCACCAGCCGCTGTCCGAGTCCGTTCAAGAGGAACACTCCTCTCCCTTAATCTTAATCCATCTGATTCCTATACCGGTCCGGTGGAACTTATGACTCGGCCGGACCCTTCCCTGCGGGTTTCTTTTCCGGAGCATTATTTTATATAGTTCGCCATGCGGCCGGGGACCGCTCCATCTGAAGAATGATAATGGGGCGACCCGTAAGCTGGTTACTTAGATGCAGAAAAGTATCATAAACGGAACGCGGCGAGAAGTGATGCAGGGCTGACGCAGCAATGCGTTGCTTATCGCCGAGCCCACCGAAAGAAGAACTATTTTCGAGGGAGGAATATGATGGGGTAATGTCGTAACAGGACGGTGCGGCTTGTACCGCTTTGCGAATGCGCTTTCTTACATACTCCATCCCGCCGTTTTCGTATTATTGACCGTAGCCTTGATGAGCGGTCGCCTGCACCACCGGACGGTATTCGTCCTGCGTGATATCGCCATCCCGGCCGCCGGACTGCTGCCCGGTTTGATATACATATACCGCAAAACGAGAAGCGGGGAGTTCAGTCACTATCATCTGCTTTTTAAAGAAGAGCGCCGTGTGGTGCTTCCCCTTTTACTGGCGGGCTTGACGGCGTCTTTTGGGCTTTATGCGTTGGCGCAGGCGCACGCCGTGATGATGCGCTGTATGCTGATAGGCGTGTGCGGCGGAATCGGCGCCTGCCTGATCAACCTCTTCTGGAAAATCAGCCTGCATTCGGCGGTGGCTATGGGTTGCGCTGCGTTGTTCCTGCCGTTCTCGATGGTGACGGTGGTGCAGATGGGCGCGTTGGGCATTATTGTCGGCATCTCCCGCATAATGGTGCGGCATCACTCGCCGGCGCAGGTCTTCGGCGGCTGGATTTATGGTTTTGGAGTAACGGCCGCACTGGTATGGTTGTTGAACCGGTATAGAGGCGGATAATCATAAAAAAATAGCCGACAGCTTTCGGTGACTAGGGGAATAATATGCCCGGCGCGAGTTTTCGGGACAAAATGGACAGGCTCGTAAAACGCAGACCCGCGCGATTTTATCTTCTCTCGTTCTTACTGCTGTTTCTGGCTGTAGGGGGACTTGCCGGTGGTATCGCCCTCACGGCCGACCCGAGCGGCGGGTTGTTGAAAATACCTCTGAGTTTTCTTGAAGATACGCCTTTTAAGAACTACCTGCTGCCCGGACTGTTTCTGCTTGTCGTCCTGGGGGTCTACC
This window of the Bacillota bacterium genome carries:
- a CDS encoding acyltransferase family protein; the encoded protein is MSEQRNGPRLLYINNLRIVLIILIIMLHTAITYGASGSWYYSEPATDMVPVVLLTLFCAVVQSFALGLFFMLSGYFTPGSYSRKGAGAYLRDRFIRLGIPLVVYYFMINPLIVYILYVRCMGKSIPFENFFGSGPLWFVETLLLFALGYYLWRRLRRAESRERKSPRGSDLLKYAIILSLAGFLVRIWWPVGESFSNLQFGFFPGYIGWFVIGIAAYRNNWIADFRDSVGIQWLIISGLGILLLPVIMLSCGATESVTPFLGGLTWQSFVYSTWEAFVGTGLVAGLLVVFRRRFNRQARFTKLLADNVYTVYIIHAPVIVFFAYTTRGVHLYPLLKFVIAAVIGISLCFLISHFIVRRIPYSEKVL
- a CDS encoding YafY family protein, whose amino-acid sequence is MKLDRLLGITIILINRNRVQAKELAEMFGVSVRTVYRDIEAINQAGIPVVAFRGANGRIGVVDGYRLGGNVLTSDELASIFSALKSVSSSLDDSSVRVVLEKIKGLVPKSREESFKAKTEQVFIDFSPWGTDPRFTGKMDTLRGAIQACLMVSFTYCSARGDVTARTVEPHTLVLKEQKWYLYAFCGLRNGFRLFKLTRIKDLKVLETGFRRREINLEELPWDKGWNAPQNLVKLVLKFEAGMRTLAEDWFGVENVCPDGAGGCIVEAVLPEDEWLCGFILSFGHRVEVLEPESLRLKTKKIAARICGLY
- a CDS encoding zinc ribbon domain-containing protein, with the translated sequence MSGTFCQSCGMPLATEGLYGTEKDGVKNRDYCVYCYANGGFTQPDITMEEMMRICIPHMTKSGMGEEEARSLLNAGLPVLKRWKKPMTAFCGLDCALCEAFIATARDDDALRVKVAAEWAKAYNVPIKPEHINCTGCNSTGVKTYYCAHMCEVRKCAVERRFGTCAECSDFPCGKLDEVLNMAPQAKETLALLRKE
- a CDS encoding YtrH family sporulation protein → MNGLGQRLVIIFFTAGGVLLGAALAGALGAALTGQPSISTMLRLAREVKIWAIVAAIGGSFSTFEIFDSGLFHGEITAVVRQLLYVLASLAGAQSGYYLIMTLGGGNE